In Egibacteraceae bacterium, one genomic interval encodes:
- the fliW gene encoding flagellar assembly protein FliW has protein sequence MNEPASILEFPDGIPGFPSSRRFVLSDLTEDAEGPFQVLQSLDDPTLSMVVSVPWPFFPDYSPRLDETDRAVLELDDPEDAVVFCGVTADPDNGTVFLNLLGPFVVNARTLRGRQVVLTDPQQPARAPVLLRG, from the coding sequence ATGAACGAGCCCGCGTCCATCCTCGAGTTCCCCGACGGCATCCCCGGCTTCCCGTCGTCGCGGCGCTTCGTCCTGAGCGACCTGACCGAAGACGCCGAGGGGCCGTTCCAGGTGCTGCAGAGCCTCGACGACCCGACGCTGTCCATGGTGGTGAGCGTGCCATGGCCGTTCTTCCCCGACTACAGCCCCCGTCTCGACGAGACGGACCGCGCGGTCCTCGAGCTCGACGACCCCGAGGACGCCGTCGTGTTCTGCGGGGTGACCGCGGATCCCGACAACGGGACGGTCTTCCTCAACCTGCTCGGGCCTTTCGTCGTGAATGCGCGGACCCTCCGGGGCCGGCAGGTGGTGCTCACCGACCCGCAGCAGCCGGCGCGTGCGCCGGTTCTGCTGCGCGGGTAG
- the csrA gene encoding carbon storage regulator CsrA yields MLVLTRRAGESVVIGNDIVVTVLEVRGDQVRIGIDAPRSVTVHREEVFRTIERENTAAVAAAEQTRALLRGADLPRRVRRPDPGVRRDPLSGKRPPPR; encoded by the coding sequence ATGCTCGTCCTGACGCGGCGCGCCGGTGAGTCGGTCGTCATCGGCAACGACATCGTCGTCACGGTGCTCGAGGTGCGGGGTGACCAGGTGCGCATCGGCATCGACGCGCCCCGCAGCGTGACCGTGCACCGCGAGGAGGTGTTCCGCACGATCGAGCGCGAGAACACCGCCGCGGTTGCCGCCGCCGAGCAGACCAGGGCGCTGCTGCGCGGCGCCGACCTGCCACGCCGCGTCCGGCGGCCCGATCCCGGCGTGCGGCGCGATCCCCTCAGCGGAAAGCGACCTCCACCTCGGTGA